The following are from one region of the Nicotiana tomentosiformis chromosome 7, ASM39032v3, whole genome shotgun sequence genome:
- the LOC104100429 gene encoding G-type lectin S-receptor-like serine/threonine-protein kinase SD2-5 yields MIAKRRQYFAILLFIYLLFCLSQFAISQHSWNTNFSRLNSTAGLSSLWINRPSLLINSTEDFYGSTPILLRGTAGPRFLCGFYCNYNATECFLGVLLFHNRSDGQNDIINFPQLVWSANRNHPVKANATLQLGRDGNFVLADSDGTLVWSTNTTGKSVSGLNLTERGNLMLFDKRKRAIWQSFDHPTDSLLPGQSLVRGQKLVASISASNRSQGLLSLTILNGSWATYTDTDPPQYYYTSTYSDSPYFSFDGQTLTALQYPPTSTAQCMKLEPDGHLRVYQWAVIDWKEVSDILMPDAGNCGYPMVCGRYSICTNNGQCTCPPEENFFRPLSDRKPDLGCSQVTEVNCDSSRYHSFVELKDTVYFAFKFSHELSSSIFWLEGKKLEECKRACLSNCSCKAAVFENDWDSNRIGSCLLLNEVFSLIDNEGGRGKTIFLKVQNSSMALTQSPIIPGGKKSRPFKVIIGATLAALFGIILSISTCFVLFKKRTDKSRKAGYLLDLEPILPGMLTRFSYNDLKIITEDFSKKLGEGGFGSVYEGTLSNGTKIAVKHLDGVGQVKESFLTEVNIVGGIHHVNLVKLIGFCAEKSHRLLIYDYMVNGSLDRWISHEKQENGLTWLTRQKIISDIAKGLAYLHEDCSQKIIHLDIKPQNILLDQHLNAKISDFGLSKLIEKDKSKVVTRMRGTPGYLAPEWLSSIITEKVDVYAFGIVLLEILCGRKNLDWSEADEEDVHLLRVFRRKAEEEQLMDMVDKNNEDMQLHKEEVTEMMSIAVWCLQGDYTKRPSMTLVVKALEGLVSVESNLDYNFTNVPQVGADNQQREATISMKLASVLSGPR; encoded by the coding sequence ATGATAGCAAAACGGAGACAATATTTTGCTATCCTTCTCTTCATTTATCTCCTCTTCTGTTTGTCTCAGTTTGCTATATCCCAACATTCATGGAATACAAATTTCAGTCGTTTAAATTCTACTGCCGGACTTTCCTCTTTATGGATCAACAGGCCATCTCTTCTGATAAATTCCACCGAGGACTTCTATGGGTCGACACCCATACTTCTGCGAGGAACTGCCGGCCCACGATTCCTCTGTGGCTTCTACTGTAATTACAATGCCACAGAATGCTTTCTTGGTGTCCTCTTGTTCCACAACAGATCCGACGGGCAGAACGATATCATAAATTTTCCCCAGTTAGTTTGGTCTGCTAATAGGAACCATCCAGTGAAAGCCAATGCAACCTTGCAACTAGGCCGAGATGGCAATTTCGTCTTGGCAGACTCTGATGGCACTCTTGTTTGGTCCACTAATACTACTGGCAAATCTGTTTCAGGCTTAAACTTGACAGAAAGAGGGAATCTTATGCTATTTGATAAGAGAAAACGCGCAATTTGGCAGTCTTTTGATCATCCAACGGATTCTTTGCTTCCAGGGCAGAGTTTAGTTCGCGGGCAGAAGCTCGTAGCAAGCATTTCAGCATCCAATCGGAGTCAAGGTTTGCTTTCTCTTACTATTCTCAATGGAAGCTGGGCCACTTACACAGATACTGACCCACCTCAGTATTACTACACTTCAACTTACTCTGATAGTCCTTACTTCAGTTTTGATGGTCAAACCCTTACTGCTTTACAGTATCCTCCTACATCGACGGCTCAATGCATGAAGCTTGAGCCCGATGGACATTTAAGGGTATACCAATGGGCCGTAATTGACTGGAAAGAGGTATCTGACATTTTGATGCCAGATGCAGGAAACTGTGGGTACCCAATGGTGTGTGGAAGATATAGCATTTGTACAAATAACGGGCAATGTACTTGTCCGCCAGAGGAAAATTTCTTCAGGCCTCTTTCTGACAGGAAACCAGATCTTGGATGTTCACAGGTGACAGAGGTTAACTGCGACTCTTCGCGGTATCATAGTTTCGTAGAGCTTAAGGATACTGTATATTTTGCATTTAAGTTCAGTCATGAACTAAGTTCGAGCATATTTTGGCTTGAGGGGAAAAAGTTGGAAGAATGCAAAAGGGCATGTCTGAGTAACTGTTCTTGCAAAGCAGCTGTTTTTGAAAATGATTGGGATTCTAATCGAATAGGAAGCTGTTTGTTACTGAATGAAGTCTTCTCTCTCATAGACAATGAAGGAGGAAGAGGCAAGACAATATTTCTTAAGGTGCAGAATTCCTCAATGGCGCTGACTCAGTCTCCAATCATTCCTGGAGGAAAGAAATCAAGACCTTTTAAAGTGATAATAGGAGCTACTCTTGCAGCTTTGTTCGGGATAATTTTAAGCATCAGTACTTGCTTTGTTCTGTTCAAAAAGAGGACAGATAAGTCCCGCAAGGCTGGGTATTTGCTGGATCTAGAACCAATCTTACCTGGAATGCTAACTCGATTCTCTTACAATGACTTGAAAATAATTACAGAAGATTTCAGCAAAAAGCTTGGGGAAGGAGGATTTGGCTCTGTATATGAAGGAACACTGAGTAATGGAACCAAAATAGCTGTGAAGCATCTGGATGGTGTAGGTCAAGTAAAAGAATCATTCTTAACAGAGGTAAACATAGTTGGTGGCATTCACCATGTCAATTTGGTAAAACTCATTGGATTTTGTGCCGAGAAAAGCCACAGGCTTCTAATCTACGATTACATGGTAAATGGATCATTGGATAGGTGGATTTCCCATGAAAAACAAGAAAATGGGCTTACATGGCTTACAAGGCAAAAGATAATATCAGATATTGCCAAAGGGTTAGCTTATTTACATGAGGATTGCAGCCAGAAGATAATTCATTTGGACATCAAACCACAAAATATCCTTCTGGATCAACATCTCAATGCTAAGATATCTGATTTTGGGTTGTCAAAACTAATCGAGAAAGACAAAAGCAAAGTTGTAACTAGAATGAGAGGAACACCAGGGTATCTTGCTCCTGAATGGTTGAGCTCGATAATCACTGAGAAAGTTGATGTGTATGCGTTTGGAATTGTGCTCTTGGAAATTCTCTGTGGGCGAAAGAATTTGGATTGGTCCGAGGCTGATGAAGAAGATGTCCATTTGCTTAGAGTTTTTAGGAGAAAAGCAGAAGAAGAGCAGCTCATGGATATGGTTGACAAAAACAACGAGGATATGCAGCTCCATAAAGAAGAAGTGACAGAAATGATGAGCATTGCTGTGTGGTGTCTTCAGGGAGATTACACCAAGAGGCCTTCAATGACATTGGTGGTTAAGGCACTGGAAGGTTTGGTGTCTGTCGAATCCAACTTGGATTACAATTTCACAAACGTACCTCAGGTTGGGGCAGACAACCAACAGAGGGAAGCCACTATCAGTATGAAATTGGCTTCAGTTTTATCTGGACCAAGGTAA